A segment of the Flavobacterium azooxidireducens genome:
GTTATTGATTCTAGTAATTTGTTCATTGAACTTAGCTTACATTCCTACCTATTTTTACGCTAAAGATTTTCGGGCACGAAATTATTTTGAAAAATCTGAATTAGAAGGACGATGTGATATCATCAGTAAGGCAAGCATCTTTTTGGATGGCCCTTTTCTAGAGGGTTATCATATTGATGTACAAGATGAAAAAGGAGAATGGAAACAAATTTACCGCGATTCATTTGACTACAACAATCGAAAATACTCATTAAAGTCGTTAATTAATAAAGGTTATACCAGTTTTTCTTTAAATGATCATAAAAAGGATTCCTTAAATATCAATCAGGTAAAAAAATGGATGGTCAATAATCAGCAGGATTCTATCAAAAAATTGATGGCTGATTACTTCAAAATTATTAATGAACATGAGTTAAAATCGAATATTAATACTGAGCAATGGTTTAAATTTGTTTATGATTACCCTGAGTTTACAAATTATATTACTGTAGGGAAAAGGCAAGTTGTTGAAGATTATTATTTAAACGATTATTATGATGATGAAGTAGTTGAAACGGCAAAATACATTGATAGTTCGGTAGTTTATAATTCACATGAGAATATTTATGATACAATTTCATTCGATCATAAATTTAAAAACGGCATTAAATATCTATACTATAAGCACTATATTAATTCTAAATCTTTGGAAAATTCCTATGACAAAATTTCGAGATCATGGATAGATCCTTCGGTTGATTATCAATTTATTATTGTTTATTTATACATCTCTTTAGGAATCTCATTACTATTTTTCACATTTAAATTTACGTCCGGTAGAAGTTGGCTTATCAGCGTTATTACGACGATCACTTTAGGTATTATACTTGGGGTTTTATTTTCTTTCCGTATATCAACTACAACACGATTTGGAATTGTGATAGCAATTATCATTGCCTTGCTTGCCTATTTCACATTTATTTTAAAAAAGAATGAAACAAAGAAAACCTCGGCAATTGTTTTAAATCTATTGGTTTGGTATTTACCCATTCTACTAGTAATGATTTACTTTTTAATGATTGAAATTTTAAAAATTAACGAAGGTTATTATGATGTTGAATATGAAAAAAGAACGTATGAAAACTTCCCTTTAATCGAAAATTTAGAGTCATTTGCGATGTCATTTCACAGTTTAAACTTAATAATTACAATAATTTACATGTTTTTCATTTCCAAATTCGTACGAAAATGGAAAGGAATTCCAGAATCATAAAAATTAATTAATAATGAAAAAATTGTTTTTTATATTGGTGTTTATGAATTTTTCGATTGGCTATTCACAATCCGAAACTACCATCTACTTCATTCGCCACGCCGAAAAAGCGGATAGTTCGCCAAATCCTGAACTTTCAGAAGAAGGCATTAAAAGATCCGTTCGTTGGACAAAACTTTTTGAAAAAATACACATTGATGTTTTTTACACCACGTTAACCCGCAGAACACAAATGACGTGCAGCACAGTTGCTACATCCAAACAAAAAGACATACTATTTTATGATCATAAGAAATTTACTGTTCAAGAAATCATCGCCAAACACTCCGGAAAAATAATTTTGGTGGTGGGTCACAGTAATACAATCTCGCAACAAATCAATGATTTTTTAGGCGAAGAAATCTACCAACAAATTGATGAAAATGAATTCGGTAATCTTTATACAATAACTGTGAAAGGTGATAGAATTGAACACAAACTTACTCATCACAATTAAAGATACCTGCTAAAGTAATTTAGCCACGAATTACACGAATTTACACAAACAACTCGTGCAAATTCTTGTAATTCGTGGCTGTTTTTTATCTATAAAGTT
Coding sequences within it:
- a CDS encoding phosphoglycerate mutase family protein, which produces MKKLFFILVFMNFSIGYSQSETTIYFIRHAEKADSSPNPELSEEGIKRSVRWTKLFEKIHIDVFYTTLTRRTQMTCSTVATSKQKDILFYDHKKFTVQEIIAKHSGKIILVVGHSNTISQQINDFLGEEIYQQIDENEFGNLYTITVKGDRIEHKLTHHN